Within Gammaproteobacteria bacterium, the genomic segment CTCAGGACGATTACAAGCTCAGTAATGCAGCCAAAATCTCGGGCGTTGATGCTAAAAAAATCAAGTTGGCAGCGGAGTGGATTGCTAAACCGAAAGCCGATGGCAGCCGGATTAAAGCCTCTTTTGGTATCGAAAAAGGCTTCTACTGGTCTAATAATACGGGCAATACCAACGCCATCGCTTCACTGGCCACCAGTTGTGGTGCAGGGGGGCGACCAGGGCAGGTGGTGGGTCGTTTTGGTGGCCATCAACGTGGTGGACAAAGTGGTGCGGCGCATCCACGCAATAAATCTCCAGAGAAAGTCCCAGGTCGTCGTAGAAGGGCGCTTGATACTGATCGCTGGTTACGTGCGGGTCATGTCCGTATGGCGCATGTTATTGGTACCACCTGGATTCAATCAATGCTGGGATCTGGACGTTTTGCACAGACTTTTGAAGAGTTGACGCTGAATAATCCTAATCAGGTGCGTTCGTGGGATAAGCAGGAAATTATCGATACGCTCAAGAAACGTGCCGACTCAGGCGGCATGGTGGTGATTGATCAGGATATCTATCTACGTTATCCGATTGGGGGGCGCTATTCCGATATTATCTTTCCAGCCTCGACATGGGGTGAAGAGGATTTTACTCGGGCTAATGGCGAGCGTCGTTTGCGTCTCTACAGTAAGTTTTATGATGCTCCGGGTGAGGCTAAACCTGATTGGTGGATTATCGGCCAGCTTGCTAAGCGTATGGGTTTTGATGGTTACGACTGGAAAAACTCTAACGATGTTGCTGAAGAGATGTCACGTTTCAGCCGTAAGGGGCGTAAAGCATTCCATATGGTGAAAGTGGCCGCGCATAAAGAAGGCAAAACACTTCATGAAAAAATGCGTGAACTGGGAACCGATGGTATTCAGGGGCCGACTTTCTATAATTACGATAACGGCACGCTGCATGGCACCAAACGTCTGCATGACACCACGTTAACGCAGGCGGATATGGATAAAAAATGGGGCAAAGATGGTCCTACAGGGGCTAACTTTCACAGTAAAAAATACACCCATTTTAATTCTCAAACCGGTAAAGTGAATATCCAGAAACATCCATGGGATCTTTTTTCAGACCTCTGGAATTGGCTCAATCCTAAGGATGATGAGCTGTGGCATACCAATGGCCGTATGAATGAAATCTGGCAATCAGGTTTCGATGATACAGAGCGACGTGCCTATATTGCACAACGCTTTCCATGGGATGCTCAATTTTTGGAAATACATCCAGAAGATGCCAAGAAACGCGGTATTGAATCCGGTGATATGGTGATGGCATGGAATGATCGAGTTCCCATTTTTAAAGATACCATTCTCGGTGTGGGCGGTAATGACTTCCAGTTCTCTGAACTGATGAAAAATGGTCATATCGAAATTTCCAAGGGTGCGTTTACAGCTGTTGCTGTAATCACCCCCGCCATCAAAAAAGGGGTGCTCTACAGTAACTTTCTCAATGTGGCACAATCATCTAACGCAGTTCAAGCGCGTGTGATTGATAATATCACGGGTAACTACAACTACAAGATGGGTATTGCTCGGGTGAAGAAAATTGGTGAGTCCAAATATAAACGGACTTTCCGTTCAATGTCTTTTGCACCACGCAATATCGCTTAAGGAGGCGATCATCTAAAATATCAGGGTACACAGCCGTTGGCCGTGTATCCTTTTTTGGTTTTAACTTGGGAGATAAAGTAATGGGTTTTAGTGGAATCAGTATCTGGCAGCTTTTGATCATACTGGCCATTGTCGCACTTATTTTTGGAACCAAAAAACTGCGAGGTATGGGTAACGATATGGGCGGTTTTTTAAATGGATTTAAGAAAGCGATGAGCGATGAAAAGGGTGATCGCAAAAGTGAAGAAGGGTCTGACGAACGGCCAGTGTTAAAAAGTGACAAAGCTCAGGTTTAATTCAATCGGAGATTATTCATGTTCGATATCGGTTTTTGGGAAATACTGTTAATTGGAATAGTGGCGCTGTTAGTGGTTGGGCCTGATCAGTTTCCGTCGCTGGTGCGTAACGTTATGGAATGGGTGCGTAAAGGAAGGCAGATGGTTCAGTCCGCCAAAGATAGTGTGAATGAAGAGCTGGAGCGAGTGGACAGCCTGAAAAATAGTATGGCAAAAGAAGCAGATCTCGCTGAACTGCACCGTCTGATTGATGAAACACGGGTGTCAGTCTCATCTAATATTAAGCAAGTTGAACGAAGTGTGAGTGAAGAACAGGTAAAATAATAAAATAATAAGGGAGAATTTTTTTGAAACATAAAACAGATTACATGGAAATGCTGAATAAATTTACAGTGCAACTGGATGCAAGGGAGCCAATAATATTTACACAAGGAAACGGGTGTTATGTCGAGGATACAACAGGCAAGAAGTACTTGGATCTGACATCTGGACAGGTTTGCTCAATTGTTGGGCATTGCCCTCCTGAACTGACTGATAGCATTTGCCAGCAATCAAAAAAACTTATTCATATTCATTCCGGATTTTACTGTGAAGAGGAGCTTCTGTTAGCCAAAAAGCTGGCTGAAATAAATGATGCTAGCCTGACCAGGTCAATATTTTTTAATACTGGCGGTGAGGCAATAGAGTTTGCTTTGAGAATATCAAAAGTTGTAACAGGGAAATTTGAATTTATTTCATTTGATAGAAGCTGGCATGGTATGACCAACGGTAGTGGTGCTTTGACAGGAATTCCTGATTACAAAAGGAATGGTGGGCCTTTTCCCGCAGGGTTCATCCACATTCCCACGCCTGACTCCTACAGGTGTGATGCCTCAGTTAATGAGTGTTTTGAACTGGCGCGCCAGACTATTTCTAACTCAAGCTCAGGGCAGGTAGCTGCAATGGTCTTTGAGCCTATTCTGGCAGGGGGAGGAATGCTGATGCCTCCGCGAGAATATTTTGAGAAAATGCGTGAATTATGTGATGAGTATGAGGCACTTTTTATATTTGATGAATGTCAGACTGGTTTAGGACGCACTGGAAGTATGTTTGCATACCAAGATATAGGTATTGTTCCAGATATTCTAGTAACTGCTAAGGGGCTCGGCTCGGGATTTCCTTTATCTGCTGTTATCGTTTCTGACCGAGTATCGGAGTTGGCGCAGAAAAAGGGATTTAAATATCTTACTTCGCATATGGGAGATCCCTTCGTCTGCAGAATGGGGCTGGAGACAATAAACTTAATTCAACGTAAAAACCTAGTGGAAAACGCCCGTAAAATGGGAGCGTTGTTTCTTACAAAATTGCGGGAATTGATGAAAAAGCACAAAGTGATAGGAGACGTGCGCGGACAGGGGTTGATGATTGGGGTGGAAATTGTTCAGAAAAATAGTAAGAAACCAGGTTTCAAGGAAGGTGAAATAATTAATAGAAAAGCCATGGAGCATGGTCTTATTATAAATCTGGTGGTTCCACATAATATACTAAGGATCGTCCCGCCTCTGAATATCAGTGAAGTAGAGATAGATCATGCCGTGACAACTCTCGACACTATTTTGGTTGATGCGTTTGGTGGCTAACGACATATGGCTATAGGTTAAGAAAGGTAAGGTATGCGAGTGAGGGCCTAAAAAAGCGGAGAGTTGACGAGCTTTTTAACCATTGTTTCTGTTGGTTGGAATACTGATGACTCTGTCACAATCTGACTCGAATTATATGAATGAAAATTATATGGTAGTAATATGTTCAGCGCAGGGAGGTTTTGAAGGCATATTTGCCATATTGAAGGGATAAATTTGAAAACTGCTGGATCGTAATTTTTTACGATCCAGCAAAATTAAAGAGTAATTTTATGCCTTTTAATAAGATTTTTGGTCGCATCATTTTTTCTATCTGTTTACTTATGGCCACCCCAAACTTGCTCTATGCAGCTCCAAGGGATGTCAGTGATACCACCAGCGCTGAACAGCGACTGGAATATCTCAAAAAAATGCTTGAATCACGTAGTGGAGAGCGGCTTGCTCAGCACAATAATGGTAAAACCAAGCAACAAATTAATCAGTTACTGGATCAAGCCAGAGAAGCCGTTTTAGACGGCAATGAAAAAAAAGCCGCGAGTATTACAAGAGAAGCAATAAAAACTTTCACGACTGCTGTCCGGGAGTTACCGGAAGGATCAGAAAAAGTGGCTCGTTTCAAAACACGTTATGAAGATATGCGACGTGGCCTGGAAAGGTTTATCAACGCCCAAAAAACGAATAAAGAGCGTTTTTCACAAGAGCAGAATGATGCCAAAGAGTACAATCAAACTGAGGTGAACAACCTGTTAACACAGGCGGATGTTGCTGCGGCTGAAGGTCGCTATGAAAAGGCTATTAACCACTTGGAGCAGGCGCAATCAATTGTAACGGCTTCGTTACAAGGTCTGCTTAATAATAAACAGTTGGTTATAGAGTTTGATATCAGTACGCCGGAAAAAGAGTATCTTTATGAGTTGCGTCGTTACCATGGTTATGAAGACTTGGTGCCAGTTGCTATTGATGTTAAAAAGCCCAGCAATATGACTCGAAATACTATGTTAGAGCTCGACAGTAAAGCCAAAAAAATGTTTGAATCTGCCAGTAGCAAAGCTTTAAACGGAGATTATCCGATTGCCATTCGTATGATGATGGATGCGACTAATGTGATCAGGCAGGCGCTAAAACTGGTGGATGCGGCGATATAATCTTAATGCTATAGTACGTTTCTATTTTGACGAGAAACAGGAGCGCGCATGGAAAGGCGTTTTACAGTAAAAGATTTTTTATTATTCCTTTCCATCGCTGCATTGGCGGGTTTGATTGTATTGGCGATGTATATGGTCGATCGTCAATGGTTAAAGCTGGAGCAGATGCAGCGCGTGATGGAGGAGCAGGCGGATGATTTGCGCGGGATGCGCGGTATAGTTAGATCATTAGAAGAAAATTTAGAGCAGGGTCAATTTGTTAACTCTTCCACAGGGCGCTCTTCGAACAACAATCATGCGGTTACTGCTTTTCAACGAGCCAAACAAGCGACTCGCCAACCTGATTATCAGTCCGGCGAC encodes:
- a CDS encoding aspartate aminotransferase family protein, with the protein product MKHKTDYMEMLNKFTVQLDAREPIIFTQGNGCYVEDTTGKKYLDLTSGQVCSIVGHCPPELTDSICQQSKKLIHIHSGFYCEEELLLAKKLAEINDASLTRSIFFNTGGEAIEFALRISKVVTGKFEFISFDRSWHGMTNGSGALTGIPDYKRNGGPFPAGFIHIPTPDSYRCDASVNECFELARQTISNSSSGQVAAMVFEPILAGGGMLMPPREYFEKMRELCDEYEALFIFDECQTGLGRTGSMFAYQDIGIVPDILVTAKGLGSGFPLSAVIVSDRVSELAQKKGFKYLTSHMGDPFVCRMGLETINLIQRKNLVENARKMGALFLTKLRELMKKHKVIGDVRGQGLMIGVEIVQKNSKKPGFKEGEIINRKAMEHGLIINLVVPHNILRIVPPLNISEVEIDHAVTTLDTILVDAFGG
- a CDS encoding arsenate reductase (azurin) large subunit; its protein translation is MATEYYIPGDSTPLPPKNADVLTTACDYCIVACGYKVYRWPLGSGDGGPKASQNAFGIDFPSAALQEWVAPTQHNVVMHKNKPHNVVVLPDRQTKAVNLLGDASIRGGCIAQKCYNPDSPTRDRLKTPLMRIFGILQPVSWDFALEVAAEVAKHVVKEHGANAYSIKTYSYQYMENTYAITKFGGKDINTAAFTWHDTPARVTSTPGYRDAGFDNFGPSYEDWGAADTLVICGTDPYETKTIIYTQYIKPGIDRGMKTVWLNPRETAGLTYALKTGKGIHLDVIPGTDLLVVGAITRIILENGWEDKKWLKKWVNNKWESNSGFGQGTRNTPWQWRTTWGKFQANGFEDYKKWLLSQDDYKLSNAAKISGVDAKKIKLAAEWIAKPKADGSRIKASFGIEKGFYWSNNTGNTNAIASLATSCGAGGRPGQVVGRFGGHQRGGQSGAAHPRNKSPEKVPGRRRRALDTDRWLRAGHVRMAHVIGTTWIQSMLGSGRFAQTFEELTLNNPNQVRSWDKQEIIDTLKKRADSGGMVVIDQDIYLRYPIGGRYSDIIFPASTWGEEDFTRANGERRLRLYSKFYDAPGEAKPDWWIIGQLAKRMGFDGYDWKNSNDVAEEMSRFSRKGRKAFHMVKVAAHKEGKTLHEKMRELGTDGIQGPTFYNYDNGTLHGTKRLHDTTLTQADMDKKWGKDGPTGANFHSKKYTHFNSQTGKVNIQKHPWDLFSDLWNWLNPKDDELWHTNGRMNEIWQSGFDDTERRAYIAQRFPWDAQFLEIHPEDAKKRGIESGDMVMAWNDRVPIFKDTILGVGGNDFQFSELMKNGHIEISKGAFTAVAVITPAIKKGVLYSNFLNVAQSSNAVQARVIDNITGNYNYKMGIARVKKIGESKYKRTFRSMSFAPRNIA
- the tatB gene encoding Sec-independent protein translocase protein TatB; this translates as MFDIGFWEILLIGIVALLVVGPDQFPSLVRNVMEWVRKGRQMVQSAKDSVNEELERVDSLKNSMAKEADLAELHRLIDETRVSVSSNIKQVERSVSEEQVK